The Enterobacter asburiae genome window below encodes:
- a CDS encoding TetR/AcrR family transcriptional regulator: protein MARPKSEDKKQALLEAATVAFAQSGIAASTSLIARNAGVAEGTLFRYFPTKDDLLNALYLHLKQDLCQAMLANLDRTITLPKEHTRNIWNSYVDWGIRNPVSHAAIRQIGVSEKLSAETEQAVKEMFPELHELCRRSVRQVFMSDEFKTFGDALFLSLAESTMEFATRDPSRAVDFKALGFEVMWRGLAQEESDGQ from the coding sequence GTGGCACGTCCGAAGAGTGAAGATAAAAAACAGGCCTTACTGGAAGCCGCAACGGTGGCATTTGCACAGTCAGGTATTGCCGCCTCAACGTCGTTAATCGCCCGTAACGCGGGCGTCGCCGAAGGGACCCTGTTTCGCTACTTTCCCACTAAAGACGATCTGCTGAATGCCCTCTATCTGCACCTGAAGCAGGATCTCTGCCAGGCCATGCTGGCAAACCTCGATCGCACCATCACGCTGCCCAAAGAACATACCCGCAATATCTGGAACAGCTACGTGGACTGGGGTATTCGTAACCCCGTTTCTCATGCGGCTATCCGCCAGATCGGCGTCAGTGAAAAGCTGAGCGCCGAAACGGAACAGGCGGTGAAAGAGATGTTCCCGGAACTCCATGAACTGTGCCGCCGCTCGGTGCGTCAGGTGTTTATGTCAGATGAATTTAAAACGTTTGGCGATGCGCTTTTCTTATCGCTGGCCGAATCCACGATGGAATTTGCCACTCGCGACCCTTCCCGCGCCGTTGATTTTAAAGCGCTCGGTTTTGAAGTGATGTGGCGCGGGCTGGCCCAGGAAGAGAGCGATGGACAGTAA
- a CDS encoding DUF1158 domain-containing protein, with product MKHPLESLLTAGGILLLALLSCLLLPAPSLGLVLAQKLVQTFHMVDLNQLYTILFCVWFLLLGAIEFFVLRFVWRRWFSLAS from the coding sequence ATGAAACACCCGCTAGAATCGCTGCTTACGGCAGGCGGCATTTTATTGCTGGCCCTGCTCTCCTGCCTGCTGTTACCCGCGCCGTCGCTGGGTCTGGTGCTGGCGCAGAAGCTGGTTCAGACCTTTCACATGGTCGATCTGAACCAGCTTTACACCATTCTGTTCTGCGTGTGGTTTTTACTGCTGGGTGCCATCGAATTCTTCGTCCTGCGTTTCGTCTGGCGCCGCTGGTTTTCACTGGCCTCGTAA
- a CDS encoding RamA family antibiotic efflux transcriptional regulator, protein MTISAQVIDTIVEWIDDNLHQPLRIEEIARHAGYSKWHLQRLFMQYKGESLGRYIRERKLLLAARDLRESDARVYDICLRYGFDSQQTFTRIFTRTFNQPPGAYRKENHSQAH, encoded by the coding sequence ATGACCATTTCCGCTCAAGTCATCGACACTATCGTCGAATGGATCGACGACAATCTGCACCAGCCATTACGTATAGAAGAGATTGCCCGCCACGCGGGCTACTCGAAGTGGCACCTGCAGCGGTTGTTTATGCAGTACAAAGGGGAGAGTCTGGGGCGTTATATCCGTGAGCGCAAGCTGCTGCTGGCGGCGCGCGATCTGCGTGAGTCCGACGCTCGGGTCTACGACATCTGCCTGCGTTACGGGTTTGACTCGCAGCAGACGTTTACCCGTATCTTCACCCGGACGTTCAACCAGCCGCCTGGTGCGTACCGCAAGGAGAACCACAGTCAGGCGCACTGA
- a CDS encoding MBL fold metallo-hydrolase, protein MKKPLFICVVLIMIIASAASLPFVLNAGFGQPPQGEQLTEVEASPQYREGKFHNTLPTPGYNGDKNMLVATWDFLIKKTENARPAQPLPLVKTDLASLPLEQDTLVWLGHSSWYLQLAGKRILIDPVLSNYAAPFSFLNKAFAGEYPWRAESMPEIDLLIISHDHYDHLDYATIRALLPKVKRVVTPLGVGSHLRYWGMKPEIIDERDWNQSVRISDELTVHVLPARHFSGRGIKRDRTLWGSFMFVTPEQKVYYSGDSGYGPHFKAIGEQFDGVDVAIMENGQYDQDWKYIHMLPEETAQASVDLNAKAVVPGHNGRFVLAKHTWNDPLIQLAKASKDKNYRLLTPALGEPVRVNDATQTFRAWWE, encoded by the coding sequence ATGAAAAAACCTCTCTTCATCTGCGTGGTGTTAATCATGATTATTGCTTCAGCTGCGAGTTTACCGTTTGTACTGAATGCCGGATTTGGTCAGCCACCGCAGGGTGAGCAGCTCACCGAAGTGGAGGCCTCCCCTCAGTATCGCGAGGGGAAATTCCACAATACGCTGCCGACGCCGGGTTATAACGGCGACAAAAACATGCTGGTCGCGACGTGGGATTTTCTGATCAAAAAAACCGAAAACGCGCGCCCGGCCCAGCCGCTGCCGCTGGTGAAAACCGATCTTGCGAGCCTGCCGCTGGAGCAGGACACCCTGGTGTGGCTCGGTCACTCCTCGTGGTACCTGCAGCTCGCGGGCAAACGCATCCTGATTGACCCGGTGCTCAGCAACTATGCCGCGCCGTTCTCGTTTCTGAATAAAGCCTTTGCCGGGGAGTACCCGTGGCGCGCTGAAAGCATGCCGGAAATCGACCTGCTGATAATCTCGCACGATCACTACGATCATCTGGATTACGCCACCATCAGGGCGCTACTGCCGAAGGTGAAGCGCGTGGTGACGCCGCTGGGCGTGGGATCCCATCTGCGCTACTGGGGGATGAAGCCTGAGATTATTGACGAGCGCGACTGGAACCAGTCGGTACGCATCAGCGATGAACTGACGGTGCATGTTCTGCCGGCGCGCCACTTCTCCGGGCGCGGCATCAAGCGCGATCGAACCCTGTGGGGCAGCTTTATGTTCGTCACGCCAGAGCAGAAGGTTTATTACAGCGGGGACTCCGGCTACGGCCCGCACTTTAAGGCCATCGGCGAGCAGTTTGATGGCGTGGATGTCGCCATCATGGAAAACGGCCAGTACGACCAGGACTGGAAGTACATCCACATGCTGCCGGAGGAAACGGCGCAGGCCTCTGTGGATCTGAACGCGAAAGCCGTAGTGCCCGGGCATAACGGACGCTTCGTGCTGGCGAAACATACGTGGAACGATCCGCTGATCCAGCTGGCTAAAGCCAGCAAGGATAAAAACTATCGGCTATTGACACCGGCGCTGGGCGAGCCCGTCCGGGTGAATGACGCCACGCAAACCTTTCGCGCGTGGTGGGAATAA
- a CDS encoding MmcQ/YjbR family DNA-binding protein — MDSKSLQEHAMRVALELPFTEHCWPFGPEFDVFKVGGKIFMIVAVAHGRPHVSLKSDPEKSLLNQQIYRGIEPGYHLSKKHWISLYGTDDVTPELVTDLINDSWNLVVDKLPKKDQKWIRPV; from the coding sequence ATGGACAGTAAATCCTTGCAGGAGCACGCAATGCGCGTGGCCCTTGAGTTGCCCTTCACCGAACACTGCTGGCCGTTTGGGCCGGAGTTTGATGTGTTTAAAGTGGGCGGAAAGATTTTCATGATCGTCGCGGTCGCGCACGGGCGACCGCACGTCAGCCTGAAGTCAGACCCGGAGAAATCACTGTTAAATCAGCAGATCTATCGCGGGATAGAGCCGGGTTACCATCTGAGTAAAAAGCACTGGATTTCCCTTTACGGCACTGACGACGTGACGCCGGAACTGGTTACCGACCTCATTAATGATTCGTGGAATCTGGTGGTGGATAAGCTGCCGAAAAAAGACCAGAAGTGGATCCGGCCGGTCTGA